A part of Halictus rubicundus isolate RS-2024b chromosome 4, iyHalRubi1_principal, whole genome shotgun sequence genomic DNA contains:
- the LOC143353586 gene encoding uncharacterized protein LOC143353586 translates to MRFLLLVYLLLSVSGQDASTEEADCQVYNHLYVCLGNGVLQNVAFEDVNAVQTIEDIELHLEGLGIVDIAKDAFLEVANSSAIYLRDNELTVIARHYFTALDQLTYLELKNNTIVELEDGAFARLRSLETLLLDYNNISSFKPGTWKGLNDLRELYATNNNIVPRRNMFKGLRHLETLALDNNEITELPVGTFDGLPHIDLLYLSRNNISSLHAETFRGLGEVNELDLGRNPLTNLPAGTFRHLKKLNSLWLNGNRIVTLRANAFEGLDNLLVLFLSGNELRHVDMSAFGRMKNVTVDPGFKIRGAFVDRVSTVHGRFQCHSVSDQLPYECVGSKL, encoded by the coding sequence ATGCGCTTCCTCTTGCTCGTTTATCTCCTGTTATCGGTCAGTGGTCAAGACGCCAGCACGGAGGAAGCGGACTGCCAGGTTTACAACCATCTTTACGTTTGCCTGGGGAACGGCGTGCTGCAGAACGTCGCGTTCGAGGATGTCAACGCGGTGCAGACGATCGAGGACATAGAGCTGCACCTCGAGGGCCTTGGCATCGTCGACATCGCCAAGGACGCGTTCCTCGAGGTGGCCAACTCTTCGGCGATCTATCTACGCGACAACGAGCTGACCGTCATCGCCAGACACTATTTCACCGCCCTGGACCAGCTGACTTACCTGGAGCTGAAGAACAACACGATCGTCGAGCTGGAGGACGGCGCGTTCGCCAGGCTGCGCAGCCTGGAGACCCTGCTGCTCGACTACAATAACATCTCCAGCTTCAAACCCGGCACCTGGAAAGGTCTGAACGATCTCCGAGAGCTGTACGCCACGAACAATAATATTGTTCCGAGGAGGAACATGTTCAAAGGGCTCAGACACCTAGAGACGCTCGCGCTAGACAACAATGAAATTACCGAGCTGCCCGTGGGCACATTCGACGGATTGCCGCACATCGATCTGCTGTATCTCTCCAGGAACAATATTTCATCCCTCCATGCCGAGACCTTCCGTGGGCTAGGAGAGGTGAACGAATTGGATTTGGGGAGGAACCCGCTGACGAATCTACCCGCCGGCACCTTCCGACACTTGAAGAAGCTGAACTCCCTCTGGCTGAACGGGAATCGTATTGTCACGCTCAGGGCCAACGCTTTCGAGGGATTGGATAATTTGTTGGTACTGTTTCTGAGCGGCAACGAGCTACGTCACGTCGACATGTCCGCCTTCGGTAGGATGAAGAACGTCACGGTGGACCCTGGGTTCAAGATACGCGGAGCTTTCGTCGACCGTGTCTCGACCGTGCACGGACGGTTTCAGTGTCATAGTGTCTCCGATCAGTTGCCCTACGAGTGCGTCGGATCCAAACTGTAA
- the LOC143353597 gene encoding piercer of microtubule wall 1 protein-like: MIETRCVCAEKKAREEGKDALGPRTDDIYGTCNLPTRFMYPRTFLGYRQDDSPLPHPCYRSTSMDYGWYAPSIHTVPTRYYPRNTSFSEHQALGGMYRNCSLNTELDKSIV, translated from the exons ATGATAGAAACGCGATGTGTGTGCGCAGAAAAGAAGGCTCGGGAGGAGGGAAAGGACGCGCTGGGTCCTCGCACCGATGACATTTACGGAACCTGCAATCTTCCGACTCGCTTCATGTACCCGC GAACCTTCCTGGGATACCGGCAGGACGACAGTCCACTTCCGCATCCTTGTTACAGAAGCACGTCGATGGATTACGGATGGTACGCGCCATCCATACACACGGTGCCCACGAGATATTACCCGAGAAACACTTCTTTCAGCGAACATCAAGCTCTCGGCGGAATGTATAGAAACTGCTCCCTCAACACGGAACTGGACAAAAGCATTGTTTAA